A window of the Rubeoparvulum massiliense genome harbors these coding sequences:
- a CDS encoding EthD family reductase, with translation MVKLMALYKPAPDQAAFDQHYFSTHVPLTAKIPGLQRMKVTRVVGAPMGEAPYYLLCEMYYEDHESLLAAMKSSEGKASAKDLFSFADELVTLMIGEELDEEDEQVEEELEV, from the coding sequence ATGGTGAAATTGATGGCTCTGTATAAACCAGCTCCTGATCAAGCGGCATTTGATCAACATTATTTTTCTACCCATGTTCCATTAACAGCCAAGATCCCTGGATTGCAGAGAATGAAGGTGACACGGGTTGTGGGTGCTCCCATGGGGGAGGCCCCTTATTATCTGCTCTGTGAGATGTACTATGAGGATCATGAATCCCTCCTAGCAGCGATGAAATCATCGGAAGGCAAAGCATCAGCGAAGGATCTTTTCTCCTTTGCTGATGAATTGGTGACATTAATGATTGGTGAGGAGTTGGATGAGGAGGATGAACAGGTAGAGGAAGAATTAGAGGTATGA
- the paaD gene encoding 1,2-phenylacetyl-CoA epoxidase subunit PaaD produces MSQLTMEKIYRLLATIEDPELAPVTMAELGMIAGIRIEENEVLVQILPTYVGCPAFIMLTHEVEQVLKPVVGLRSIQVVMAHDPPWSSRRITAEGRRKLNALGIAPPPISQESGVEWLPPCPFCGSVHTRRENHFGSTACRSLFYCYGCNNPFEGMKP; encoded by the coding sequence TTGTCACAATTAACAATGGAGAAAATCTATCGGTTACTAGCTACCATTGAGGATCCAGAATTAGCTCCTGTCACCATGGCGGAGCTTGGCATGATCGCCGGTATAAGAATCGAGGAGAATGAGGTGCTAGTTCAGATACTGCCCACCTATGTTGGCTGTCCTGCCTTCATCATGCTGACCCATGAGGTGGAGCAGGTTCTTAAGCCGGTGGTAGGTTTGCGATCGATACAGGTTGTGATGGCCCATGATCCACCTTGGTCATCGCGACGGATCACTGCGGAGGGGCGGCGCAAGCTGAACGCTCTGGGAATTGCCCCTCCTCCCATCTCTCAAGAGTCAGGAGTGGAGTGGCTACCCCCTTGTCCTTTTTGTGGTTCTGTCCATACAAGGCGAGAAAATCATTTTGGCTCCACAGCCTGCCGCAGTCTCTTCTATTGCTATGGATGCAATAATCCGTTTGAAGGGATGAAGCCTTGA
- the paaC gene encoding 1,2-phenylacetyl-CoA epoxidase subunit PaaC yields MKQWQMEDALQDPDYAQALQRLLFQLADDDLILAYRGAEWLGLVPHIEEDVAYSSISQDLMGHANAYMLLLEQLGVGKVDQLAHLRSPEQFHNAVLLELPNGPGHYLQKPAFDWAFTVVRNWLYTLAKEERLRGLEASSYTPLRQLAKQIQRELVYHRLHWCTWLQPLLQSTTEARIRMEKAFQVAWQDAAGLFSMGEEAMAEQLVRFQLTESGEVMAERWTHQVKKELSQLGYEVTEQPGMLHGDGRKGEHTHHLTEALQILCEVYGTAPEVAW; encoded by the coding sequence ATGAAGCAATGGCAGATGGAGGATGCTCTCCAGGATCCAGACTATGCTCAAGCCTTGCAGAGACTGCTCTTTCAGCTTGCTGATGATGATTTAATCCTTGCCTATCGTGGCGCAGAATGGCTAGGGTTGGTACCCCATATTGAGGAGGATGTGGCGTATAGCTCAATTAGCCAAGATCTGATGGGTCATGCAAACGCTTACATGCTACTACTAGAGCAATTGGGAGTAGGGAAGGTGGACCAGCTCGCTCATCTTCGCTCTCCTGAGCAATTTCATAATGCGGTGCTCCTAGAGCTACCCAATGGACCAGGCCACTATTTGCAAAAGCCTGCCTTTGATTGGGCGTTTACAGTGGTACGAAACTGGCTCTATACCTTGGCAAAAGAAGAACGCTTGCGAGGTCTGGAAGCATCATCTTATACTCCTCTACGCCAACTGGCGAAACAGATCCAACGGGAGCTGGTTTATCATCGCTTACATTGGTGCACTTGGCTCCAGCCCTTGCTCCAGAGTACAACAGAGGCCAGAATACGGATGGAGAAGGCTTTCCAAGTGGCGTGGCAAGATGCAGCGGGGCTATTTTCCATGGGCGAGGAGGCGATGGCGGAGCAGTTGGTTCGCTTCCAATTGACAGAGAGTGGCGAAGTGATGGCGGAACGTTGGACCCATCAGGTCAAGAAAGAATTGAGTCAGCTGGGCTATGAGGTGACAGAGCAACCAGGGATGCTCCATGGTGATGGGCGTAAGGGTGAGCATACGCATCACTTAACGGAGGCTTTACAAATCCTGTGCGAGGTGTATGGGACTGCACCAGAGGTAGCCTGGTAA
- the paaB gene encoding 1,2-phenylacetyl-CoA epoxidase subunit PaaB: MTDQTASAFYQVYEVFSQRSAGSPMVHQFSLLAPNEDMALLLAKENFFRREPCTNLWVVRRDHIRMTDEDERLMFQRMDKVYRETKGYGEVRRQWRKYISEEEER; this comes from the coding sequence ATGACAGACCAAACTGCTTCTGCATTTTATCAGGTGTATGAGGTGTTTAGCCAGCGTTCCGCAGGTAGTCCTATGGTCCATCAATTTAGCTTGCTTGCGCCAAATGAAGATATGGCATTGCTCCTTGCGAAGGAGAATTTTTTTCGCCGAGAGCCGTGCACCAACCTCTGGGTGGTGCGGCGGGACCATATTCGGATGACTGATGAGGATGAACGCTTGATGTTTCAACGGATGGACAAGGTTTATCGCGAGACCAAGGGTTATGGAGAGGTACGTCGGCAGTGGCGCAAATACATCAGCGAGGAGGAGGAAAGATGA
- the paaA gene encoding 1,2-phenylacetyl-CoA epoxidase subunit PaaA: MQDQESQRHQAFMERIEAGHKIEADDWMPEDYRQALIRLITMHGISEIMGALPEKEWVPRAPTLRRKLAIMAKVQDEMGHGQLLLRVAEDLLRPYGKGRAEIMEDLFTGRLKFHNVFHMPAPTWGDAGVIAWLVDGAAIITQRMMLDCSYAPYARALHRICAEEVFHAQHGESIILTLAEGEPAQRQMLQEALSRWWVPLLMFFGPSPQVGAGHVDRNLAYRIRSKTNEELRQEFFHKYVPAIQALGLTIPDPTLRYVEEEGRWQYQEPDWEVFRQIVNNQGPCSQERLNLRRESYEAQAWVREALAVSARGGGPS, translated from the coding sequence ATGCAAGATCAAGAGAGTCAGCGTCATCAAGCATTTATGGAACGGATCGAAGCTGGTCATAAGATCGAAGCCGATGACTGGATGCCTGAAGATTACCGACAGGCTCTGATTCGTCTTATCACAATGCATGGCATCAGTGAGATTATGGGTGCTTTACCAGAAAAAGAATGGGTGCCCCGTGCTCCAACCTTACGTCGTAAGCTGGCCATCATGGCCAAGGTTCAGGATGAGATGGGACATGGACAGCTTCTTCTTCGTGTGGCAGAAGACCTCTTACGCCCCTATGGCAAAGGGCGTGCTGAAATTATGGAGGATCTATTTACAGGAAGATTAAAGTTCCACAATGTGTTTCATATGCCAGCGCCCACTTGGGGGGATGCAGGTGTGATCGCTTGGCTAGTAGATGGCGCAGCTATCATCACGCAGCGGATGATGTTGGATTGCTCCTACGCTCCGTATGCTCGTGCTCTTCATCGTATCTGTGCTGAAGAGGTCTTCCATGCCCAGCATGGTGAGAGTATTATTCTAACCCTTGCAGAAGGTGAACCTGCGCAGCGCCAGATGCTTCAAGAAGCGCTGAGCCGTTGGTGGGTTCCACTGCTTATGTTTTTTGGTCCCTCTCCACAGGTTGGGGCAGGCCATGTGGATCGAAATCTAGCTTATCGCATACGATCCAAGACCAATGAGGAATTACGACAGGAGTTTTTTCATAAATATGTACCAGCCATTCAGGCGCTAGGATTAACGATTCCTGATCCAACCCTGCGTTATGTAGAAGAAGAGGGACGTTGGCAGTATCAGGAGCCAGATTGGGAAGTATTCCGTCAGATCGTCAATAATCAGGGACCGTGCTCACAGGAGCGCCTCAATTTACGTCGTGAAAGCTACGAAGCTCAGGCCTGGGTTAGGGAAGCGCTTGCTGTCTCTGCCCGAGGGGGTGGACCATCATGA
- a CDS encoding lipoate--protein ligase, with the protein MRFIDNEHVTDPRINLAIEEYALKHLPLDETYLLFYINEPSIIIGKHQNTVEEINDRYVKDHGIHVVRRLSGGGAVYHDLGNLNFSFITRDDGESFHNFAKFTQPVTEALHQLGVPAELSGRNDILVEGKKISGNAQFFTGGRMFSHGTLMFNTNLDDVVQALKVKGDKIASKGIKSIRSRVANIYDYLTEPMSMEQFRQTILKSIFQTDDLKAIPRYQLGDEDWEKIMAISRERYQKWEWNFGESPAFNVQHRQRFPIGEIDLRLHVEGNMIQTCRIFGDFFAQNDISQLEELLVNCPFDREALAARLVNVDLGSYFGKITTEEFLDMIF; encoded by the coding sequence GTGCGATTCATCGATAATGAACATGTGACAGATCCTCGGATCAATTTAGCAATTGAGGAGTATGCGTTAAAGCATCTGCCATTGGATGAAACCTATCTATTGTTTTATATCAATGAACCCTCCATCATCATTGGCAAGCATCAGAATACGGTAGAAGAGATCAATGATCGTTATGTAAAAGATCATGGCATTCATGTGGTACGTCGCCTCTCTGGAGGTGGTGCTGTTTATCATGATCTAGGTAATTTGAACTTTAGCTTTATTACCAGAGATGATGGCGAGAGTTTCCATAACTTCGCGAAGTTTACACAGCCTGTGACAGAAGCCTTACATCAGCTGGGAGTACCTGCTGAGCTAAGCGGCCGTAATGATATCCTTGTTGAAGGCAAAAAGATTTCAGGTAATGCACAATTCTTTACAGGCGGGCGCATGTTTAGCCACGGGACCCTGATGTTCAATACCAATTTGGATGATGTGGTACAAGCCCTCAAGGTAAAGGGGGATAAGATCGCCTCCAAAGGGATTAAATCGATTCGGAGCCGTGTGGCCAATATCTATGATTATTTGACAGAGCCCATGAGTATGGAGCAGTTTCGTCAGACCATTCTCAAATCCATCTTCCAGACGGATGATTTGAAAGCAATTCCGCGCTATCAGTTAGGGGATGAAGATTGGGAAAAGATCATGGCTATCTCACGGGAACGCTACCAAAAATGGGAGTGGAATTTCGGAGAATCGCCTGCTTTTAACGTGCAACATCGCCAACGCTTCCCCATCGGAGAGATCGATCTCCGCCTCCATGTGGAGGGGAACATGATTCAAACCTGTCGTATCTTTGGGGACTTCTTTGCCCAGAACGATATCAGTCAATTGGAAGAATTACTGGTGAACTGTCCCTTCGATCGGGAAGCGCTTGCCGCACGTCTCGTCAATGTAGATCTAGGCAGTTATTTTGGTAAGATCACCACCGAAGAGTTTCTAGATATGATATTTTAG